The following proteins are co-located in the Senegalia massiliensis genome:
- the thiI gene encoding tRNA uracil 4-sulfurtransferase ThiI — translation MKNVISISVGEVALKKGKRNFFEKKLLGKIKAATRDLGSPNVYRELGKMYVEVNEDNIDKVINRVKKVFGLVHLSPAYKIEKNLDSIKVNSLKALKEAIKKRKIRTFKVDCKRADKKFPVNSMEVAREVGAYILQNTEDLKVDIHNPDIYVYVDIRQKVYIYTEKIYGYGGLPLGTNGKGLLLLSGGIDSPVAGFMIAKRGVSIEAVHYHSYPFTSERAEEKVKDLAKIISMYTGEIKLYSVNILNIQKAINKYCPPSEMTIISRRFMTKIAESIANINNIDCIITGENLGQVASQTMKSLNVTNSSVNIPILRPLIGFNKTEIIEIAKDIETFETSILPFEDCCSVFLPKHPVTSPELRDIEESEKVLDVEGLIEDAINKMKITTISI, via the coding sequence ATGAAAAATGTAATAAGCATAAGTGTAGGAGAAGTGGCATTAAAGAAAGGAAAGAGAAACTTTTTTGAAAAAAAGTTATTAGGAAAAATTAAAGCAGCAACTAGGGACTTAGGAAGTCCTAATGTATATAGAGAACTTGGAAAGATGTATGTAGAAGTAAATGAAGATAATATTGATAAAGTAATAAATAGAGTAAAAAAAGTCTTTGGATTAGTTCATTTAAGTCCAGCATATAAAATAGAAAAAAATTTAGATAGCATAAAAGTTAATTCTCTAAAAGCATTAAAAGAAGCTATAAAAAAACGTAAAATAAGAACATTTAAAGTTGATTGTAAGAGGGCTGATAAAAAATTTCCTGTTAATTCAATGGAAGTAGCTAGAGAAGTAGGAGCATATATATTACAGAATACTGAGGATTTAAAAGTTGATATTCATAATCCCGATATTTATGTTTATGTAGATATAAGACAAAAAGTTTATATCTATACAGAAAAAATATATGGATATGGTGGGTTACCATTAGGAACCAATGGTAAAGGATTATTATTATTATCAGGAGGAATAGATAGTCCAGTAGCAGGATTTATGATTGCAAAAAGAGGAGTATCAATAGAGGCAGTACATTATCATAGCTACCCATTTACAAGTGAAAGAGCTGAAGAAAAGGTAAAAGATTTAGCTAAAATAATTTCTATGTATACAGGAGAAATAAAGTTATATAGTGTAAACATACTAAATATACAAAAAGCTATTAATAAGTATTGTCCGCCATCAGAAATGACTATAATATCAAGAAGATTTATGACTAAAATAGCAGAAAGCATAGCAAATATAAATAACATAGATTGTATTATTACAGGTGAGAATCTGGGACAGGTAGCAAGTCAAACTATGAAAAGTTTAAATGTAACTAATTCTTCAGTTAATATACCTATATTAAGACCACTTATTGGATTTAATAAGACAGAAATAATTGAAATAGCAAAAGATATAGAAACATTTGAAACATCTATATTACCATTTGAAGACTGCTGTTCTGTATTTTTACCTAAGCACCCAGTAACTAGTCCAGAATTAAGAGATATAGAAGAATCTGAAAAGGTTTTGGATGTAGAAGGATTAATAGAAGATGCAATTAATAAAATGAAAATAACTACAATAAGTATATAA
- a CDS encoding lactate utilization protein: MKNLVDITINNLENNGFQVEYFDNINIAKDYLLSKIDIETDVGIGGSMTIFDSKIHEELIKKGNKVYWHWLCDSENKNTVLRNASNSNIYLSSSNAITSEGKLINIDGVGNRVTSMVYGHDKVYILVGINKIVENNEEAINRIKEVTCPKNAERLNLNTPCRHTGKCNDCNSLDRMCNVTVILEKKPMKTDIEIIIINQKLGY; the protein is encoded by the coding sequence TTGAAAAATTTAGTTGATATAACTATAAACAATTTAGAAAATAATGGATTTCAAGTAGAGTATTTTGATAACATTAATATAGCTAAAGATTATTTGTTAAGTAAAATAGATATAGAAACGGATGTAGGAATCGGGGGTTCAATGACAATATTTGATTCTAAGATACATGAAGAATTAATTAAAAAAGGAAATAAAGTTTATTGGCATTGGTTATGTGATTCTGAAAATAAAAATACTGTCTTACGAAATGCAAGTAATTCCAATATATATCTTTCTAGTTCTAATGCCATAACAAGTGAAGGAAAATTAATTAATATTGATGGAGTAGGCAATAGAGTAACTTCTATGGTTTATGGACATGATAAGGTATATATATTAGTTGGAATAAATAAGATTGTAGAAAATAATGAAGAAGCCATAAATAGAATTAAAGAAGTTACATGTCCAAAGAATGCTGAAAGATTAAATCTTAATACACCTTGTAGACATACTGGAAAGTGTAATGATTGTAACTCTCTAGATAGGATGTGTAATGTTACAGTGATTTTAGAAAAAAAACCAATGAAAACTGATATAGAAATTATAATAATAAATCAAAAATTAGGATATTGA
- a CDS encoding asparaginase, with amino-acid sequence MKKVAIIFNGGTISMKVDPRINAAIPALSSQEIMSMVTNIEKYADIETINFSKLPGPHMTPDLMLELSNTIKNILKREDIDAVIVTHGTDTLEETAFFLELNIKSEKPIIVLGAMRNGSELGYDGPSNLSAGICTAISEESKGKGVLVVMNNEVNAATEVTKTNTLSLDTFKSPEFGPLGIVDNDEVLYYREKKSHDHILNIDKLESKVGLIKSGAGMDSDIIDFYINNGYKGLVIEAMGRGNVPPSMLDGIKRAINKNIPVIIVSRCPTGRVLDTYGYLGAGKMLRDIGAIFGFNLPGQKARIKLMLALSMTKDINKIKDIFEKDRFK; translated from the coding sequence ATGAAAAAAGTTGCTATTATATTTAATGGTGGAACAATTTCTATGAAAGTAGACCCTAGAATAAATGCTGCAATTCCAGCATTAAGCAGTCAAGAAATTATGTCTATGGTTACAAATATAGAAAAGTATGCTGATATTGAAACAATTAATTTTTCAAAATTACCAGGGCCACATATGACACCAGATCTAATGCTTGAACTATCAAATACTATTAAGAACATATTAAAACGTGAAGATATTGATGCCGTAATTGTTACACATGGGACTGATACATTAGAAGAAACTGCATTTTTCTTAGAATTAAATATAAAATCAGAAAAACCTATTATTGTATTAGGAGCTATGAGAAATGGATCTGAACTTGGTTATGATGGACCAAGTAATTTATCAGCTGGTATTTGTACAGCAATTTCTGAAGAGTCTAAAGGTAAAGGTGTCCTAGTAGTAATGAACAATGAAGTTAATGCTGCAACTGAAGTTACAAAAACAAATACCTTATCACTAGATACTTTTAAATCTCCAGAATTTGGACCTTTAGGAATAGTTGATAATGATGAAGTTCTATATTACAGAGAAAAAAAATCTCACGATCATATATTAAATATAGATAAATTAGAATCAAAAGTAGGATTAATTAAATCTGGAGCTGGAATGGATTCTGATATAATTGACTTTTACATAAATAATGGTTACAAAGGATTAGTTATAGAAGCAATGGGAAGAGGAAATGTTCCCCCTAGTATGTTAGATGGAATAAAAAGAGCTATAAATAAAAATATTCCAGTTATTATAGTTTCTAGATGCCCTACTGGAAGAGTATTAGATACTTATGGATATTTAGGTGCGGGTAAAATGTTAAGAGATATTGGTGCGATATTTGGATTTAACCTTCCAGGTCAAAAAGCTAGAATAAAGTTAATGCTAGCACTTAGTATGACAAAAGATATTAATAAAATTAAAGATATATTTGAAAAAGATAGATTTAAATAG
- a CDS encoding acyl-CoA dehydratase activase, protein MNRLFLGVDVGSVSTNIVLLDDDNNIIEKNYVRTKGNPIKVITELMKEIGERYSDSDIKGVGTTGSGRNLANIILGADIVKNEITSHAIAAINFIPDVKTILEIGGQDSKIILIDNGIVTDFAMNTVCAAGTGSFLDRQAQRLNIDIKNFGDIAIQSNNPVRIAGRCAVFAESDMIHKQQLGHNYEDILNGLCEALVRNYINNLAKGKRIEGPVIFQGGVAANKGIIKAFKKYLNKEVFVPEHHDCMGAIGAAILAKDKVKRTNRTKFRGLDKVKLEYNVRGFECKDCPNMCEVVEIVSNDKILARWQDKCGKYSNINSENEKLA, encoded by the coding sequence ATGAACAGATTATTCTTGGGAGTTGATGTAGGGTCTGTAAGTACAAATATAGTTTTATTAGATGATGATAATAATATAATAGAAAAAAATTATGTTAGAACTAAAGGAAATCCTATAAAGGTAATTACAGAGTTAATGAAAGAAATAGGAGAAAGGTATAGTGATAGTGATATTAAGGGTGTAGGTACTACAGGAAGTGGAAGGAATTTAGCAAACATAATTCTAGGAGCTGATATAGTAAAGAATGAAATAACATCTCATGCTATAGCAGCTATAAATTTTATACCTGATGTTAAAACCATTCTGGAAATTGGAGGACAGGATTCTAAAATTATATTAATTGATAATGGTATTGTTACAGATTTTGCGATGAATACAGTATGTGCTGCAGGAACAGGATCATTTTTAGATAGACAGGCTCAACGATTAAATATTGATATAAAAAATTTTGGTGATATAGCTATACAGTCAAATAATCCCGTTAGGATTGCAGGAAGATGTGCAGTATTTGCAGAATCAGATATGATTCATAAACAACAATTAGGGCATAATTATGAAGATATTTTAAATGGATTATGTGAAGCATTAGTAAGAAACTATATAAACAATTTAGCAAAAGGAAAAAGGATAGAGGGACCAGTAATATTTCAAGGAGGTGTAGCTGCCAATAAAGGTATTATTAAAGCTTTTAAAAAGTATTTAAATAAAGAAGTATTTGTTCCTGAACATCATGATTGTATGGGAGCTATTGGTGCAGCTATACTTGCAAAGGATAAAGTTAAAAGAACAAATAGAACAAAGTTTAGAGGGCTTGATAAAGTCAAATTAGAATATAATGTAAGAGGATTTGAGTGTAAAGATTGTCCTAATATGTGTGAAGTAGTAGAGATTGTTTCAAATGATAAAATATTAGCTAGATGGCAAGATAAATGTGGTAAATACTCAAATATTAATAGTGAAAATGAAAAGTTAGCTTAG
- a CDS encoding CoA protein activase produces MKITFPHMGNVYIAAKGLLEDLDREVILPPPITKKTLELGIKYSPESICMPLKINIGNYIESIEKGADTIIITGSCGPCRFGFYADMERKILSDLGYNINFVSLDPPEGQFKNLVNEIIKVAGTNNIFKIIKAIINAKKTLYLSDSLVNYSNYKRAVVHEKYKVDNIMDYFYSNIEEVKGTYNIRKLIDTSFNRLNDLKEYKQSNQIKIGIIGEIYTIIEPYVNLEIEKKLGNMGVIVDKSLTPSKWVSHHLGLGNLGISSEKIKWKKAKPYLPTLVGGHGRETVGSAIIYAEENYDGLIQILPFNCMPEIVAESIMPSIKKDYDIPIMTLIVDELTGEAGYQTRIEAFIDLVKKRKEQENEQIILGS; encoded by the coding sequence ATGAAGATTACTTTTCCACATATGGGTAATGTATATATTGCTGCTAAAGGACTATTGGAGGATTTAGATAGAGAAGTAATATTACCACCTCCAATAACAAAAAAAACATTGGAATTAGGGATTAAATATTCTCCAGAATCTATATGTATGCCATTAAAAATAAATATAGGAAATTATATAGAAAGTATAGAAAAAGGTGCAGATACTATAATAATAACTGGAAGTTGTGGACCTTGTAGATTTGGATTTTATGCTGATATGGAGAGAAAGATACTAAGTGACTTAGGATATAATATCAATTTTGTTAGTTTGGATCCTCCAGAAGGACAATTTAAAAATTTAGTAAATGAAATAATCAAAGTAGCTGGGACAAATAATATTTTCAAAATCATAAAAGCAATTATAAATGCTAAGAAAACATTATATTTATCTGATAGTTTGGTAAATTATTCAAATTATAAAAGAGCTGTAGTTCATGAGAAGTATAAAGTTGATAATATAATGGATTATTTTTATTCTAATATTGAGGAAGTTAAAGGTACATACAATATAAGAAAACTTATAGATACAAGTTTTAATAGACTAAATGATTTAAAAGAATATAAACAAAGTAACCAAATTAAAATAGGTATCATTGGTGAAATATATACTATAATTGAACCTTATGTAAACTTAGAAATTGAAAAAAAACTAGGTAATATGGGGGTAATAGTAGATAAATCTTTAACTCCAAGTAAGTGGGTATCACATCATTTAGGACTTGGAAATTTAGGTATAAGTAGCGAAAAAATAAAATGGAAAAAAGCAAAACCTTATTTACCTACTTTAGTAGGGGGACATGGAAGAGAAACAGTAGGTAGTGCAATTATATATGCAGAAGAAAATTATGATGGGTTAATTCAAATTCTTCCCTTTAATTGTATGCCAGAAATAGTAGCGGAAAGTATAATGCCAAGTATTAAAAAAGATTATGATATTCCTATAATGACTTTAATAGTTGATGAGCTTACTGGAGAAGCTGGATATCAAACAAGAATAGAAGCATTTATTGATTTAGTAAAAAAGAGAAAGGAGCAAGAAAATGAACAGATTATTCTTGGGAGTTGA
- a CDS encoding cysteine desulfurase family protein produces MFVYLDNSATTKPRDEVIDEMNILLREDYGNPSSLHRMGLKVEKKIKRGRDIISKYLNVKSSEIYFTSGGTESNNIAIQGIIEANKNKGNHIITSKIEHPSVLNILKNYEQKGFKITYLDVDEYGIIDLNQFKDELLEDTILVSLMMVNNEVGSIQPLEKVKEIINNNKSNAYLHVDGIQALGKIDFNIKKMGIDSFSFSAHKIHGPKGVGCLYIRDGLNIKSIIFGGEQEKGIRSGTENTPGIIGLSKAIEILNSEGNSEKKYLDDLKNYFIEKVKENISDIKINTAYINSAPHIVNISFINTKGEVLLHFLESDDIYVSTGSACSSKDDRGSYVLKSMGLKNVEIESAIRFSFSIYNTKEQIDYVIKKLKLRVEEIRDIMMR; encoded by the coding sequence ATGTTTGTTTATCTAGATAATAGTGCAACAACAAAACCTAGAGATGAAGTAATTGATGAAATGAATATTTTATTAAGAGAAGATTATGGTAATCCATCTTCACTTCATAGAATGGGGCTTAAAGTAGAGAAAAAAATTAAAAGAGGCAGAGATATAATTTCAAAATATTTAAATGTAAAATCAAGTGAAATATATTTTACATCAGGAGGTACTGAAAGTAATAACATAGCAATACAAGGTATAATTGAAGCAAATAAAAATAAAGGTAATCATATAATAACTTCTAAAATAGAACATCCTTCAGTATTAAATATTTTAAAAAACTATGAACAAAAAGGTTTTAAAATTACTTACTTAGATGTAGATGAATATGGTATTATAGATTTAAATCAATTTAAAGATGAATTATTGGAAGATACTATACTTGTAAGTCTTATGATGGTTAATAATGAAGTAGGTAGCATACAACCATTGGAAAAGGTTAAAGAGATAATTAATAACAATAAATCAAATGCATATTTGCATGTTGATGGAATTCAAGCTTTAGGTAAAATTGATTTTAATATTAAAAAGATGGGCATAGATAGCTTTTCTTTTAGTGCTCATAAAATACATGGCCCTAAAGGGGTAGGATGTCTCTATATAAGAGATGGATTAAATATTAAATCTATTATTTTTGGAGGAGAACAAGAAAAAGGTATAAGATCTGGGACAGAAAATACTCCGGGAATAATTGGTTTATCAAAAGCTATAGAGATATTAAATTCTGAAGGGAATTCTGAAAAAAAATATTTAGATGATTTAAAGAACTATTTTATTGAAAAGGTAAAAGAAAATATATCTGATATTAAAATAAATACAGCATATATAAATAGTGCTCCACATATAGTTAATATTTCTTTTATAAATACTAAAGGCGAAGTATTACTTCACTTTTTAGAAAGTGATGATATATATGTATCCACTGGATCAGCTTGCTCATCTAAAGATGATAGAGGAAGCTATGTTCTTAAATCTATGGGGCTAAAAAATGTAGAGATTGAATCTGCTATAAGATTTAGCTTTAGTATTTATAATACTAAAGAACAAATAGATTATGTTATTAAAAAATTAAAGTTAAGAGTAGAAGAAATAAGAGATATAATGATGAGGTGA
- a CDS encoding acyl-CoA dehydratase activase-related protein: MIKIGIPRGMNYFDFFPLWDEFFTQLGAEVITSKKTNKDILNMGVLNSIDDACLPVKIFHGHVYSIKDDVDYLFIPRIISIQKSEYECPKILGLPAMVKNTVPDLPEIIDIEINLRKRKMYLLKEVYRAGSKVTNNYIKIRNAYLKSQEKYNEYKILLNNGLNPNNIIEKNSNKKGEYKNKHLNVLLIGHHYNLYDDYINMNVFTKLNNMDVNIITPNMVKEKEIEFYISKLSKRMFWTSGKKIVGASMYMINERNIDGIIFVSSFGCGLDSILIDMVERESKIKNIPFNLITLDEHSGEAGINTRIEAFIDMIKWRSNDEDYFSTYG; the protein is encoded by the coding sequence ATGATAAAAATAGGAATACCACGTGGAATGAATTATTTTGACTTTTTTCCATTGTGGGATGAATTTTTTACTCAACTTGGAGCAGAAGTTATAACATCAAAAAAAACAAATAAAGACATTTTAAATATGGGAGTATTAAACTCAATAGATGATGCTTGCTTGCCGGTAAAGATATTTCATGGTCATGTATATAGTATAAAAGATGATGTAGATTATTTATTTATACCTAGGATAATAAGCATTCAAAAAAGTGAGTACGAATGTCCTAAAATATTAGGTTTACCTGCTATGGTGAAAAATACAGTTCCAGATTTACCAGAAATAATAGATATAGAAATTAATCTTAGAAAAAGAAAGATGTATCTTTTAAAAGAAGTGTATAGAGCAGGATCTAAAGTAACAAATAATTATATAAAAATACGAAATGCATATCTAAAATCTCAAGAAAAATATAATGAATATAAAATTTTATTGAATAATGGATTAAATCCAAATAATATTATTGAAAAGAATAGTAACAAAAAAGGAGAATATAAAAATAAACACTTAAATGTTTTATTAATTGGTCATCATTATAATTTATATGATGATTATATTAATATGAATGTATTTACTAAATTAAATAATATGGATGTAAATATAATTACTCCTAACATGGTAAAAGAAAAAGAGATTGAATTTTATATTTCAAAATTATCAAAGAGAATGTTTTGGACCTCAGGAAAGAAAATTGTTGGGGCATCAATGTATATGATTAATGAAAGAAATATTGATGGGATTATTTTTGTTTCTTCTTTTGGATGTGGTTTAGACTCAATATTGATTGATATGGTAGAAAGAGAATCAAAAATAAAAAATATACCATTTAATTTAATTACTTTAGATGAACATTCAGGTGAAGCAGGAATAAATACTAGAATAGAAGCTTTTATAGACATGATTAAATGGAGGTCAAATGATGAAGATTACTTTTCCACATATGGGTAA
- a CDS encoding DMT family transporter: MNDRKKGIVLILLSALFFALMAATVKYLDGIPVAEKIFFRNLLGFIVATYLIVKNKKSMLGNNKKLLILRSIFGLLGVAGYFYALSYLPLADSVILNKMSPFFVLLLAAVFLGEKIKKLQILSLILAILGAGLVIKPEFDVSLMPYIIALTASFFAGSAYTVIRHLRHTDSSETIVFYFTLISTIAMIPFMLNGQFVIPDAKQTVGFLALGTFATAAQFCMTNAYRFAPAGELAIYTYTNIVFSTIIGIIVWSEIPGILSSIGGSLIILAGFINYYTNKKKA; encoded by the coding sequence ATGAATGATAGAAAAAAAGGAATAGTTTTGATTTTATTATCTGCTTTATTCTTTGCTCTAATGGCAGCTACTGTTAAGTATCTAGATGGAATACCTGTAGCAGAAAAAATATTTTTTAGAAACTTACTAGGTTTTATAGTAGCTACATATTTAATTGTCAAGAATAAAAAATCTATGTTAGGTAATAATAAAAAACTTCTGATTCTAAGAAGTATATTTGGTCTTTTAGGAGTAGCTGGATATTTTTATGCACTATCGTATCTACCTTTAGCTGATTCTGTTATATTAAATAAAATGTCACCATTCTTTGTGTTACTACTTGCAGCAGTATTTTTAGGTGAAAAAATAAAAAAGCTTCAAATTTTATCTTTAATATTAGCTATTTTAGGTGCTGGACTTGTTATAAAACCAGAATTTGATGTAAGTTTAATGCCATATATAATAGCTCTTACAGCATCTTTTTTTGCAGGTTCTGCATATACTGTAATACGTCATCTAAGACATACTGATTCTTCAGAGACTATTGTTTTTTATTTTACATTAATTTCAACAATAGCAATGATTCCATTTATGTTAAATGGACAATTTGTAATTCCTGATGCCAAACAAACAGTGGGTTTTTTAGCTCTTGGTACATTTGCAACTGCAGCTCAATTTTGTATGACAAATGCATATAGATTTGCACCAGCTGGCGAACTCGCAATATATACTTATACTAATATTGTGTTTTCAACAATAATAGGTATAATTGTTTGGTCAGAAATCCCTGGAATATTAAGTTCTATAGGAGGTTCTTTGATTATTCTTGCAGGATTTATCAATTATTATACTAATAAAAAAAAGGCTTAA